In the genome of Burkholderia diffusa, one region contains:
- the mmsB gene encoding 3-hydroxyisobutyrate dehydrogenase — protein MKIGFIGLGHMGAPMALNLLKAGHEVHAFDLSADALRALQDAGAQVAASPRDAASGAAFVITMLPAAPHVRSVLAGENGVLAGLDAGATVIDSSTIDPASAQAFGALVREHGGAFVDAPVSGGTGGAAAGTLTFMVGGSDADFERVKPVLAGMGKNIVHCGATGMGQVAKVCNNLVLGISMAAVSEAMSLGVALGIDPKVLAGIVNTSTGRCWSSDTYNPYPGVIDTAPSSRGYSGGFGTDLMLKDLGLANDAAKQARQPVYLGALAQQLYQTMSSRGDGQLDFSAVIRLYQPATKKDAS, from the coding sequence ATGAAAATCGGATTTATCGGGCTGGGCCACATGGGTGCGCCGATGGCGCTGAACCTGCTGAAGGCCGGCCATGAAGTGCATGCGTTCGACCTGAGCGCCGACGCATTGCGCGCGCTGCAGGACGCCGGCGCGCAGGTTGCCGCGTCGCCGCGCGACGCCGCATCGGGCGCGGCGTTCGTGATCACGATGCTGCCGGCCGCGCCGCACGTGCGCTCGGTGCTTGCCGGCGAGAACGGCGTGCTGGCCGGTCTCGACGCCGGCGCGACCGTGATCGATTCGAGCACGATCGACCCGGCGAGCGCGCAGGCGTTCGGCGCGCTTGTGCGCGAGCACGGCGGCGCGTTCGTCGATGCGCCCGTGTCGGGCGGCACCGGCGGCGCGGCAGCCGGCACCCTGACCTTCATGGTCGGCGGCAGCGACGCCGATTTCGAGCGCGTGAAGCCCGTGCTCGCCGGCATGGGCAAGAACATCGTCCATTGCGGCGCGACGGGGATGGGGCAGGTCGCGAAGGTCTGCAACAACCTCGTGCTCGGCATCTCGATGGCGGCCGTGTCGGAGGCGATGTCGCTCGGCGTCGCGCTCGGCATCGACCCGAAGGTGCTGGCCGGCATCGTCAACACGTCCACGGGCCGTTGCTGGAGCTCCGACACCTACAACCCGTATCCGGGCGTGATCGACACCGCGCCGTCGTCGCGCGGCTACAGCGGCGGCTTCGGCACCGACCTGATGCTGAAGGATCTTGGCCTGGCGAACGACGCCGCGAAGCAGGCGCGCCAGCCGGTCTATCTCGGCGCGCTCGCGCAGCAGCTGTATCAGACGATGAGCAGCCGCGGCGACGGGCAACTCGATTTCTCGGCGGTGATCCGCCTGTACCAACCGGCCACGAAGAAGGACGCCTCATGA